GCCGAAGGTCTCCCGGCCGGGGTGCTCGAACACGATGTCCGGGTCCTCGCCGCCGGTCAGCTCGCGGATCTTGGCCCCGAGGCGCTTCCACTCCTTCGGGTCCTGCTCGTGCTCGTCCTTCCAGAACTTGAAGCCCTCGGCGGACCGGTCGATGATCAGCTCCGCGCCCATCTTGCGGCAGATTTCGGCCTTTTCGGGCGAAGACACCACGCAGATCGGGGTGGCGCCGCCGTTGAGCGCGAACTGGGTGGCGTAGGAGCCCAGGCCGCCGGACGCGCCCCAGATCAGGACGGTGTCGCCCTGCTTCATGTTCGCGCCGTTGACCGACACCAGCTGCCGGTACGCGGTGGAGTTGACCAGGCCCGGGGACGCGGCCTCCTCCCACGTCAGGTGGTTCGGCATGGGCATCAGCTGGTTGGCCTTGACCAGGGCGACCTCGGCGAGGCCGCCGAAGTTGGTCTCGAAGCCCCAGATGCGCTGCTCGGGGTCGAGCATGGTGTCGCTGTGGCCGTCCGGGTGCTCCAGCTGGACGTCCAGGCAGTGCGCGACGACCCGGTCACCGGGCTTCCACGCGTTGACGCCCGGACCGGTGCGCAGGACGACGCCCGCGAGGTCGGAGCCGACCACGTGGTAGGGCAGGTCGTGCTTGGCGGCCTCCGGCGAGCTCTTGCCGTAGCGCTTGAGGAACCCGAACGTCGACAGCGGCTCGAAGATCGAGGTCCACACGGTGTTGTAGTTGATGGCGGAGGCCATCACGGCGACCAGCGCCTCGCCGGGGCCCAGCTCCGGCACGGGCACCTCGTCGACGTGGAGCGACTTGCGGGGGTCCTTGTCCTTGGTCGCCAGGCCCTGGAACATGTCGACCTCGTCGGCGTGCACGGTGACGCCGCGGTAGGTCTCCGGTACGTCAAGCGATCCGACCGCGTCCAGTTCGTCGGCGAGGATCGCGTCGAGGATCTTCTGCACGGCGTGTGCCTCCCAATGGGGTGGTGCTCCGGGATTGTGGCGTTGGACGCAGGTCCACGCAGGTTGCCGGAGGTTACCCACCGGTAACCGATTCAGAACCCGGCCTGTGAGGCATTGCACTGAGTCGGTACCCGATCGGTGCATCTTGACCGGGCGGCCAACCAAGCGGAGCATCGTGCTGTCCGCTTTTCGAGGACGGAGGTGCAGGTCATGACCAAGGCGTGGACCAGGTGGCAGGACTGGGCCGAAGTCGTCATCGGCGCGCTGGTGCTGCTGTCGCCGCTCGTGGTGGAGACGTCCAACGCGGCGATGTGGACGATGATCGTGCTCGGCGCGCTCATCGCCATCGACGGCCTCGCGTCGCTCGCGATGCCCGCGATGGTGTACGGCGAGTGGTTCCAGATGCTGCTGGGTGCGCTGCTGTTCATCTCCCCGTGGGTGATGGGCTACAGCGACCTGATGGCGGCGTCGTGGGTGTCGTGGATCGGCGGTGTGCTGACCGTCGCGATGGGTGCGATGGCCATGCCGGCGGCGAACGCGGCCCACAGCGGCCTGGCTGGGTCGCACTAGGTTGAAAGCGCGCGAGGTCGTCTGGAAGGACGACCTCGCACGGTGGTTCCCTGAGAAAGGCGGCAGCGTTGGCAGAGGACTCGTCGGCCAAGCAGAGGATCTTGGACGCGGCCGAGGAGTTGTTCGCCGAGTCGGGGTTCGACGCCACGCCCACCTCGCGCATCGCCGAGCGGGCCGGGGTGCCCAAGGGGCTCGTGCACTACTACTTCCGGCGCAAGCAGGACCTGCTGGCCGCGCTCGTGGACCGGTTGCCCGACGGCACCGTGGACCAGCGGCGGATCGTGGTCGTGGGTGACATCGCGGAGAGCCTGCGGCGGCTGGTCGCGGCCCTGGACGCCCGCCTCAACGCGTCTCCGCTGCTCAGCCACCTGCTGTGGCGGGAAGCCGACACGCACACCGCCGTGCGGGACGCCCTGCACGCCCGCTACCAGCTGGTCGCCGCGCAGATCCGGCAGGTGATCCTCGCCGCCGGCGGGGCGGCGGTGGCCAAGAAGGACGTGGACAGCGCGTCCGCCCTGGTCGCGCTGGCCGTCAGCTACCGGCACTCGGTCGCCCGGCACGCGCCGGACGACGACCGGATGGACCAGGAACTCGCCTTCGTGGCCACCGCGCTTCAGTGATCCTCGGCCGGTTCGACCAGTTCGACCAGGACACCGCCGGCGTCCTTCGGGTGGACGAAGTTGACCCGCGAGTTCGACGTCCCGCGCTTGGCCGCGTCGTAGAGCAGGCGCAGGCCGGCCGACCGCAGCGCCTCGGCGGCGGCGTCCACATCGGACACCCGGTAGGCCAGCTGCTGGAGCCCGGGGCCCGAACGGCCGATGAACTTCGCGATCGTGGACTCCGGCGTCAGCGGCGCCAGGAGCTGGATCGCGGTGCCGGAACCGGTGTCGCCCGGGGCCCGGAGCATGGCCTCGCGCACGCCCTGCTCCTCGTTGACCTCCTCGTGCGCCACCTCCAGCCCGAAGTGCTCGCGGTGGAACGCGATCGCGGCGTCGAGGTCCGGCACGGCGATCCCGACGTGGTCGATGGCGGTGACGAAACCGCGGAGTTGTTCTTGCATGACAAGGAGGGTAGGGGCGGAATCGGTGCAGCGGGAGTTGTGCGTCGTCTCACAGACTTACCCTCGGGTAACCCTGGGTATCGTTGCGAGTTAACAACCGCTTACACATGCTCGTGGAGGCCGATGTGTCCGGTTCCGTCATCGTCGCCGGGGCCCGTACCCCGATGGGGCGACTGCTCGGATCGTTGAAGGACTTCTCCGGCGCCCAGCTCGGCGGCGTCGCGATCAAGGCGGCGCTGGAGCGGGCCGGGGTCGCCCCCGAGCAGGTCCAGTACGTGATCATGGGTCAGGTCCTCACCGCGGGCGCCGGCCAGATCCCCGCGCGCCAGGCCGCGGTCGCCGCCGGCATCCCCATGTCGGTGCCCGCGCTCACCATCAACAAGGTGTGCCTGTCCGGCATCGACGCCATCGCCCTGGCCGACCAGCTCATCCGCGCCGGCGAGTTCGACATCGTGGTGGCGGGCGGCCAGGAGTCCATGACCCAGGCCCCGCACCTGCTGCCCAAGTCCCGCGGCGGCTTCAAGTACGGCGACGTGACCATGCAGGACCACATGGCCTACGACGGCCTGTTCTGCGCGTTCGACCAGGTCGCCATGGGCGCGTCGACGGAGAAGTACAACTCCCGCTACGGCCTGACCCGCGAGGAGCAGGACGCCTTCTCCGCGCGCTCCCACCAGCTCGCCGCCAAGGCCGCCGAGAACGGCGTGTTCGCCGAGGAGATCGCCCCGGTCGCGATCCCGCAGCGCAAGGGCGACCCGATCCTGTTCAGCACCGACGAGGGCGTGCGCGGCGACACCACCGTGGAGACGCTGGCCAAGCTGCGCCCGGCGTTCGCCTCCGACGGCACCATCACCGCGGGCTCGGCGTCGCAGATCTCCGACGGCGCGGCGGCCGTGGTCGTGATGAGCAAGGCCAAGGCCGAGGAGCTGGGCCTGACCTGGCTGGCCGAGATCGGCGCGCACGGCGTCGTCGCGGGTCCGGACGCGAGCCTGCACGAGCAGCCCGCGAACGCCATCAAGGCCGCGTGCGCCAAGGAGGGCATCGACCCGGCCGACCTGGACCTGGTCGAGATCAACGAGGCGTTCGCCGCGGTCGGCGTCGTCTCCACCCGGCAGCTCGGGATCTCCGAGGACAAGGTCAACGTCAACGGCGGCGCCATCGCGCTGGGCCACCCGATCGGCATGTCGGGCGCCCGGATCGCGCTGCACCTCGCGCTGGAGCTCAAGCGCCGCGGCGGCGGCGTGGGCGCGGCGGCCCTGTGCGGCGGCGGCGGTCAGGGTGACGCCCTGATCGTGCGCGTGCCTAAGGTCTAGGGGTGTGACCCGCACCGTCGACGTGGCAGAGCTGGTCGACCGCGCGCGTGAGGGCCAACCGCGCGCGGTCGCCAGGCTGATCTCGCTGGTGGAGGACGCCAGCCCGCAGTTGCGGGAGGTCGCCGCCGCGCTGTCCCCGTTCACCGGGAACGCGCAGGTCATCGGCCTGACCGGGGCGCCGGGCGTGGGCAAGTCCACCTCCACGTCCGCGCTGGTGAAGGCCTACCGCGAGCGCGGCAAGCGGGTCGGGGTGCTGGCGGTGGACCCGTCGTCCCCGTTCTCCGGCGGCGCGCTGCTGGGTGACCGGGTCCGGATGGGTGAACACGCCACCGATCCGGGTGTCTTCATCCGCTCGATGGCCACGCGCGGCCACCTCGGTGGTCTTTCCTGGGCGACCCCGCAGGCGTTGCGCGTCCTGGACGCCGCCGGCTGCGATGTCGTGCTCGTCGAAACGGTCGGCGTCGGCCAGTCCGAGGTCGAGGTGGTGTCGCTGGCCGACACCACGGTCGTGCTGCTCGCGCCGGGCATGGGCGACGGCATCCAGGCCGCGAAGGCGGGCATCCTGGAGATCGCCGACGTGTTCGTGGTGAACAAGGCCGACCGGGACGGCGCCGACCAGACCGCTCGCGACCTCAAGCACATGATCTCCCTGGGCCGCCGCGAACGCGCCGAGGCCCTGTGGCGGCCACCCGTGGTGAAGACCGTGGCCGCGCGCGGCGAGGGCGTGGCGGACGTCGTGGACGCCATCGACGCCCACCGCGCCTGGCTGCACGAGAAGGGCGAGCTGGACCGGCGGCGCGCCCATCGGGCGGCCGGCGAGATCGAGGCCATCGCCCTGGAACGCCTGCGCTCCCGGATCGGCGACCTGCACGGCGGCAGCGCCCTGACGACCTTGGCCAAACGGGTCGTGGCGGGTGAGCTGGACCCCTACGCTGCGGCTGACCGACTGGTCGAGGGGGTGGGTGCGTGACTCCGGTCGTCATCGACATCGGCACGCGGGACACCCGGCGGGTGCTGATCGGCGGCACGGTGGCCGGTGTCCTGGGGTTGCTCGCGTTGTTCGGCTCGGTCAGCGCGTACGGCGGCGGTGAACCCGTCGGCGGCACGGTCGCGCTGGTCATCGGCCTGCTGTTCACGTTCGTGGCGGTGGCCGCGATCGTGAACTGGAAGAAGGTCAGCCGGCCGCGCAAGCTCGTGTTCGAGCCGCCGGGCGTGCGGTGGGACGACCCGCAGGGCTCGCCGTGGGCGGTGCCGTGGCCGGACCTGGGCGCGGTGCGCATCTCCCGCACGCAGGAGCGGGTCGTGCAGCTGGCCGACGCCCTGACCCGCCGCACGATGGTCCGCCTCGACCTGCTGCCCGCCCACCCGCAGGCCTTCGCCGCCCGCCACCCCGGCCTGGCGCCGCTGGCCAGGCCGGACGGCACCTACCGGCTGCCGCTGGGCGACGCCGCCAACCTGATCCCGATCATCGAACGGGCCATGCTCACCTTCGCGCCGCAGCTGTACCGGGGCGTCCAGGACGAGGGGTTCACGGTCGGGTTGAGCTGACGTGCTCCTCGTGCTGGGCCAGCGCCTTGCGCCACAGCACGTCCCGCTCCTCCTCGCTGAACCGGAGCCCGAACACGTCCGCCAGCGCCGCGAACCAGTCCCGGGGCGTCTCCAGCACGGTCTTCTTGGTCGTCTCCTCGACCCGGGACAGGGTCAGCGCGCGCATCGCGTCCCAGCCCGAGCCGTCGGCGCGCTGCGCGCAGAACGTCCGCACGAACCCGGACTCCGGCGACGTGGACAGGTACTCGTGCCGGTCGCTGAACGAGGCCAGTTCCACCGGCTCCGGGTCGAAGTCCACGCCGACCAGGCTGCCGCGCGGGTCGTGGTCCAGCCGCCAGCCGCCCTGGGCCAGCTCGGAGGGCCGCAGCCCGATCGTGAACGGACCTTGCGCGTAGGAGCCGGTGCGCAGCGGCAGCGGCGAGTGCAGGCCGTCCCCGAGGCCCACGTCCGCCAGCCACGGGCCGCCGTCCAGGTCGTGCACGAACAGGCCCACGTGGTTGCGGTTGATCACCGGCGGGTCGGTCGGGCGCATCTGCACGCCCGCCCGGTGCCTGGTCACGCGGTAGCCGAGGGCGTCCAGAGCGGCGGCGAACACGCCGTTGAGCTGGAAGCAGTACCCGCCCCGACCGGCCAGGATCCGGTCCAGCGACTCCACCGGGTCCAACGACGTCACCCGTCCGAGTTGGATTTCCACCGCTTCGTAGGGCACCCGTTCCACGAACGCCTGGTGCAGCCGCGTCAGCGCGGCCGAGCTCGGCGGCTCGGGCTCGGCGCCGATGCGGCGGAGCAGCGCGGAAACGTCGAACGAGCGCATGCGAAATCCCCCATCCGGGTGTGGGTCGAAGCCGGGACTTCCGACTCTAGGCAACGACGATCACGGAGCAGAACGATTTACAGGCGGCAACTGGGGGATTGAAGAGGTGAGATGTACGACTCCGCTGGGCTCCAGGTGCTCCACCGCGAGGAGTGCCTGCGCTTGTTGAGCACCGTGTCGATCGGGCGGCTGGTCTACACCGACCGCGCGCTCCCGGTCGTCCACCCGGTGGTCTACGCCCTGGACGGCGACGCGGTGGTGCTGCGCGTGCCCGAGGGCAGCGCGACCCTGGCGGCCCGCGACACGATCGTGGCGTTCGAGATCGACGAGGTCGAGCCCGACCTGTCCAAGGGCTGGACGGTCATGGTGGTCGGCCACCTCACCGAGATCCTCGACCCGGAGTGGCTCGCCCGGGTCCGGCGGCTCCCGCTGGCCTCCCGCGGCCACGGCAAGCAGGACCACTACCTGGCCGTCCGGCTCGAGGTCGTGTCGGGCCGTCGCATCCCCTGACCGGAGGCGCTAACCTCGGAGTCCTCCCTGCTTGAGGGGTGGGTTCACCTTGCCTTCGTCCCCGGACGCGAACGCCGCGCGCCTGGACGGCCTGCTGCGCCAGCTGACCGACCGGACCGCGGAGGTGATCGTCTCCCAGGAGCGCATGCACCGGCTCCTGGACGCCGTCGTGTCGCTGGCCAGCGACCTGTCGCTGCCCGACGTCCTGCGCCGGGTCGTCGAGTCCTCGTGCAGCCTGGTCGACGCCCGCTACGGCGCGCTGGCCGTCGTCGGGCCCAACCGGCAGCTGCTGGAGTACATCCACGGCGACGAGGCGCACCACGCCGACTTCGACGGCACCGCGTTCGACCCGGCCTCGGCGCGGTTCCTGGGCGTACCGGTCCACGTGCGCGGCGAGGTGTTCGGCAACCTCTACCTCACCGACAAGGTCGGCGGCGCGGACTTCACCCGCGCCGACCACGAGGTCGTGGAGGCCATCGCCGCGGCGGCCGGCATCACCATCGAGAACGCGCGCCTGTTCGAGCAGTCCAAGCAGCGCGAGGTGTGGCTGCGCGCGTCCAACGAGGTCACCAACGCCCTGCTCACCGGCACCCCGGACCGGGATGCGCTGCGCCTGGTCGCGGTGCGCGCCCGGCTGGCCGCCGACGCGGTGGTCGCCGCCTTGGCGCTGCCCGACGCCCACGGCGAACTGGCCGTGCGGGTCATGGACGGCGAACTGCGCGGCTTCACCGTGTCCCGCGAGGGCAGTGCGAGCCGTGAGGTGTTCGCCACCGGCAAGACCAAGGTCCTCGACGGCCTGCCCGGCCACTTCGACCGCATCGGCCCCGTGGTCGTCGTGCCGCTGGCCGCCGGCGAGCGCGTGCTGGGCGTGCTCATGGTGGCGCGCGCCCGCGACCACCGGGCGTTCGACGCCTCCGACGTGGCCCTGGTCGAGTCCTTCGCGCGGCAGGCGGCGCTGATCCTGGAGTTCACCCGGGCGACCGGCGCGGGACGGCGGCTGGCGGTGCTGGAGGACCGCGACCGCATCGCCCGCGACCTGCACGACCTGGTCGTGCAACGGCTGTTCGGGCTCGGTCTGGGGTTGCAGGGCCTCAACGGGCTGGTCGAGCAGCCACTGGTGGCGCAGCGGCTCGCGGAGTTCGTCACCGAGGTCGACCAGACCATCCGCGAGATCCGGCGGACCATCTTCTCCCTCCAGGAACCACCCGCGGGCCAGGCCAGCCTGCGGATGCAGTTCATGCGGGTGGTGCAGGACTCCAGCCGCCTGCTCGGCTTCGAACCGTCCCTGTCCACAGACGGCCCGGTCGACTCCCTCGTGCCCGACCACGTCCGACCGGACCTGCTGGCGACCCTGCGCGAGGCCCTGGCCAACGCGGCCCGCCACGCGTCGGCGCGCAAGGTGGACGTGGAGCTGACCCTGGACCGCGACGGCACCCTGCTGGTGCTGGTGGTGCGCGACGACGGCGACGGCCTCCCCGACGGCCGCGCCCGGCACACCGGCGGCCTGGTCAACATGGCCGCTCGTGCGGCGCGGTGGGGCGGGTCGTGTCAGGTTCAGTCGGAAGTGGGCAAGGGCGTAACGGTGACGTGGTCGGTACCGTTAGTGACAGGGTAGGGAGGGATCCATGTCCATCTCGGTCCTGCTCGTGGACGACCACGAGATCGTGCGGCGCGGCCTGCACCAGCTGCTCGACGTCGAGTCCGACATCGACGTCGTCGGCGAGGCGGAGAGCGCGGCGGCGGCCATCGCGGCGGCCGTCGAACACCGGCCCGACGTGGCCGTCATCGACGTCCGGCTGCCCGACGGCGACGGGGTGACGGTGTGCCGGGAGATCCGGTCGACCGTCCAACCCCCGCCGGCGTGCCTGATGCTGACGTCGTACTCCGACGACGAGGCCCTGTTCGGGGCGATCATGGCCGGCGCCGCCGGGTACATGCTCAAGCAGGTGTCCGGCAACGACCTGGTGTCGGCGATCCGGACCCTGGCGGCGGGCGGGTCCCTGCTGCACTCGGGCGTCACCGCGACCGTGCTGCAGCGGCTGCGCGGCGGTCCGGTGGAGGACCCGCGGTACGCGTCCCTGAGCCCGCAGGAGCGGCGCATCCTGGACCTGATCGCCGAGGGCCTGACCAACCGGCAGATCGCGCAGCGGCTGTACCTGGCGGAGAAGACGGTCAAGAACTACGTCTCGTCACTGCTGCACAAGCTCGGGTTCGACCGGCGCACCGAGGCCGGCGTGTACGCGGCGAAGCGCCGCCAGTCCGGCGCGCCGGGGTACTAGGCACGGCGGACCGCCGCCAAATCGGTGGTGCGGGGCCGGAGGGCGGGGGCGAGCCAGGTCTTGCGGTCCTCGTGCTCGCGGCGGAGACCTGCGACGTCGAGCCCGGTCCCGGGCGGGACGCCTTGGGTTTCGCAGTGGCGCACGCGCTGCTCCATGGCGGCCATCAGCGCGTGGTGGAACCCGGTCAGGGCCGCGGTGAACGCCTCCACGGGCATCGTGACGTGGTGGCCGGGCCACTCGACGTGCAGCACGTCGTCCAGCCGCCACCACTGGCACCCGCGCACGCCCTGGACGTACCCGAAGTCCAGGTAGTGGTCCGAGTACCAGTGCAGGGCGGCGAGGTCTTCGTCGTTGATCACCACTTCGCCGCGCACCAGGTCCACGAGGTCGGCCGGCACGGGCTCCAGTGCCGCCGGGGCGAGCACGAGCAGGTCTTCCCACACGCGGGCCAGGTAGTAGTCGACCTCGTCGTCGGGGAACGCGTGGTCCCCGAAGCGCAGCCGGTAGACGCCGTCGGTGAGCGCGAACCAGTGCAACTGGTTCCCGCCCCACCGCTCCACCTGGTCGAGCGGGGTGAGGGAGAAGTCGATGCGCAGGTCGGTGGCCCTTGGCACGTCCATGCCGTCACGTTAACGGGGGTCGGAGGCGGACCCCCGACCCCCGTTCGTCGACGGGCTACAGCCAGCCGTGCACCAAGGAGGGCTGGGCCGCCAAGGTGGCGGTCGGGTCCGGCAGCGGCATGCCGGCGCACGTCACGTCTCGTGGCGGGACCTTGCCGTCCACGATGAAGGACTCCACCAGGTCGTCCACGCAGGGGTTGCCGAAGCCGTAGATGCCGTGGTCGCCCTCGTCGGTCACCGTGAGCATCCGGGAGCCGGCGAAGCGGTGGTGGGCTCGTTGGGCGCCTTCCAGCGGGGTGGCCGGGTCGCGGACCGACTGGACCATCAGGATCGGGGGCACGCCCTTGCCGGTCGGGGTCTTCAGCTCCAGGGGCGGGCGGTTCCAGAAGGCGCAGGGGGCCAGGAGCTGGTAGTGGCCGAACAGCGGGTACTTCGCGCCGAGCTGCCGGGCCTCCCGGTCCAGGAACTCGCGGCCGCCGCGGAAGCGGGTGTCGTTGCACGTGATGGCGTACAGGGTGGCGGTGGGCGCGTCGGGGTAGCGGACGTCCAGTGCCGCCAGCGAAGGCCCGTTGAGC
This DNA window, taken from Saccharothrix variisporea, encodes the following:
- the ccrA gene encoding crotonyl-CoA carboxylase/reductase yields the protein MQKILDAILADELDAVGSLDVPETYRGVTVHADEVDMFQGLATKDKDPRKSLHVDEVPVPELGPGEALVAVMASAINYNTVWTSIFEPLSTFGFLKRYGKSSPEAAKHDLPYHVVGSDLAGVVLRTGPGVNAWKPGDRVVAHCLDVQLEHPDGHSDTMLDPEQRIWGFETNFGGLAEVALVKANQLMPMPNHLTWEEAASPGLVNSTAYRQLVSVNGANMKQGDTVLIWGASGGLGSYATQFALNGGATPICVVSSPEKAEICRKMGAELIIDRSAEGFKFWKDEHEQDPKEWKRLGAKIRELTGGEDPDIVFEHPGRETFGASVFVAKKGGTIVTCASTSGYMHQYDNRYLWMNLKRIIGSHFANYREAWEANRLIAKGKIHPTLSKVYSLGEVGQAAYDVHRNAHQGKVGVLTLAPEEGLGVRDHEMRAQHLDAINRFRGV
- a CDS encoding SPW repeat protein, with protein sequence MTKAWTRWQDWAEVVIGALVLLSPLVVETSNAAMWTMIVLGALIAIDGLASLAMPAMVYGEWFQMLLGALLFISPWVMGYSDLMAASWVSWIGGVLTVAMGAMAMPAANAAHSGLAGSH
- a CDS encoding TetR/AcrR family transcriptional regulator → MAEDSSAKQRILDAAEELFAESGFDATPTSRIAERAGVPKGLVHYYFRRKQDLLAALVDRLPDGTVDQRRIVVVGDIAESLRRLVAALDARLNASPLLSHLLWREADTHTAVRDALHARYQLVAAQIRQVILAAGGAAVAKKDVDSASALVALAVSYRHSVARHAPDDDRMDQELAFVATALQ
- the mce gene encoding methylmalonyl-CoA epimerase, encoding MQEQLRGFVTAIDHVGIAVPDLDAAIAFHREHFGLEVAHEEVNEEQGVREAMLRAPGDTGSGTAIQLLAPLTPESTIAKFIGRSGPGLQQLAYRVSDVDAAAEALRSAGLRLLYDAAKRGTSNSRVNFVHPKDAGGVLVELVEPAEDH
- a CDS encoding acetyl-CoA C-acetyltransferase: MSGSVIVAGARTPMGRLLGSLKDFSGAQLGGVAIKAALERAGVAPEQVQYVIMGQVLTAGAGQIPARQAAVAAGIPMSVPALTINKVCLSGIDAIALADQLIRAGEFDIVVAGGQESMTQAPHLLPKSRGGFKYGDVTMQDHMAYDGLFCAFDQVAMGASTEKYNSRYGLTREEQDAFSARSHQLAAKAAENGVFAEEIAPVAIPQRKGDPILFSTDEGVRGDTTVETLAKLRPAFASDGTITAGSASQISDGAAAVVVMSKAKAEELGLTWLAEIGAHGVVAGPDASLHEQPANAIKAACAKEGIDPADLDLVEINEAFAAVGVVSTRQLGISEDKVNVNGGAIALGHPIGMSGARIALHLALELKRRGGGVGAAALCGGGGQGDALIVRVPKV
- the meaB gene encoding methylmalonyl Co-A mutase-associated GTPase MeaB — its product is MTRTVDVAELVDRAREGQPRAVARLISLVEDASPQLREVAAALSPFTGNAQVIGLTGAPGVGKSTSTSALVKAYRERGKRVGVLAVDPSSPFSGGALLGDRVRMGEHATDPGVFIRSMATRGHLGGLSWATPQALRVLDAAGCDVVLVETVGVGQSEVEVVSLADTTVVLLAPGMGDGIQAAKAGILEIADVFVVNKADRDGADQTARDLKHMISLGRRERAEALWRPPVVKTVAARGEGVADVVDAIDAHRAWLHEKGELDRRRAHRAAGEIEAIALERLRSRIGDLHGGSALTTLAKRVVAGELDPYAAADRLVEGVGA
- a CDS encoding arylamine N-acetyltransferase family protein, whose translation is MRSFDVSALLRRIGAEPEPPSSAALTRLHQAFVERVPYEAVEIQLGRVTSLDPVESLDRILAGRGGYCFQLNGVFAAALDALGYRVTRHRAGVQMRPTDPPVINRNHVGLFVHDLDGGPWLADVGLGDGLHSPLPLRTGSYAQGPFTIGLRPSELAQGGWRLDHDPRGSLVGVDFDPEPVELASFSDRHEYLSTSPESGFVRTFCAQRADGSGWDAMRALTLSRVEETTKKTVLETPRDWFAALADVFGLRFSEEERDVLWRKALAQHEEHVSSTRP
- a CDS encoding pyridoxamine 5'-phosphate oxidase family protein, yielding MYDSAGLQVLHREECLRLLSTVSIGRLVYTDRALPVVHPVVYALDGDAVVLRVPEGSATLAARDTIVAFEIDEVEPDLSKGWTVMVVGHLTEILDPEWLARVRRLPLASRGHGKQDHYLAVRLEVVSGRRIP
- a CDS encoding GAF domain-containing sensor histidine kinase, whose protein sequence is MPSSPDANAARLDGLLRQLTDRTAEVIVSQERMHRLLDAVVSLASDLSLPDVLRRVVESSCSLVDARYGALAVVGPNRQLLEYIHGDEAHHADFDGTAFDPASARFLGVPVHVRGEVFGNLYLTDKVGGADFTRADHEVVEAIAAAAGITIENARLFEQSKQREVWLRASNEVTNALLTGTPDRDALRLVAVRARLAADAVVAALALPDAHGELAVRVMDGELRGFTVSREGSASREVFATGKTKVLDGLPGHFDRIGPVVVVPLAAGERVLGVLMVARARDHRAFDASDVALVESFARQAALILEFTRATGAGRRLAVLEDRDRIARDLHDLVVQRLFGLGLGLQGLNGLVEQPLVAQRLAEFVTEVDQTIREIRRTIFSLQEPPAGQASLRMQFMRVVQDSSRLLGFEPSLSTDGPVDSLVPDHVRPDLLATLREALANAARHASARKVDVELTLDRDGTLLVLVVRDDGDGLPDGRARHTGGLVNMAARAARWGGSCQVQSEVGKGVTVTWSVPLVTG
- a CDS encoding response regulator, which translates into the protein MSISVLLVDDHEIVRRGLHQLLDVESDIDVVGEAESAAAAIAAAVEHRPDVAVIDVRLPDGDGVTVCREIRSTVQPPPACLMLTSYSDDEALFGAIMAGAAGYMLKQVSGNDLVSAIRTLAAGGSLLHSGVTATVLQRLRGGPVEDPRYASLSPQERRILDLIAEGLTNRQIAQRLYLAEKTVKNYVSSLLHKLGFDRRTEAGVYAAKRRQSGAPGY
- a CDS encoding DUF5984 family protein, whose amino-acid sequence is MDVPRATDLRIDFSLTPLDQVERWGGNQLHWFALTDGVYRLRFGDHAFPDDEVDYYLARVWEDLLVLAPAALEPVPADLVDLVRGEVVINDEDLAALHWYSDHYLDFGYVQGVRGCQWWRLDDVLHVEWPGHHVTMPVEAFTAALTGFHHALMAAMEQRVRHCETQGVPPGTGLDVAGLRREHEDRKTWLAPALRPRTTDLAAVRRA